GTTACAGAACATCCTCCCAACAATCCATCTGTTCCATTGGACGAGCTCAAGGCTACAGCTGAATCGCTTGTATTACAGCGCGTGGAGCTTTTGTTACAAAGCTTGAGTgacaaaataaaagtgttgGACGATCGTGTCGGTGAAATGAAACGAGATGTCAGCAGCTTATTTATTgcgcaaaatgaaacaaacgaatctttgagaaaagtttcggaacaATTGCAAAGCTTCCAAACATCGACTAAACAAGAAATGATCAATCTAAACCACAAGTTTGGACAATTTCCAGAATACACGGGAGTCTACTTCTTGCGGCCGGATCCATCCAAAGACATAACTTTTGCAGTATCTCGCGACTGGACGAATAATCATGGATACGGTGACAATTGGATCATTTTCCAGCGAAGGTTCAACGGTTCGGTCAGTTTCTCTCGCAACTGGACCGAGTATAAGCAAGGATTTGGTGATCTACGCGGCGAACACTGGCTAGGGTTGGAAAAGCTACACATGATCGTGAAAACCCAGCGACACGAGCTGCTCATCGTGTTGGAAGACTACGAAGGCGTGATCGCGTATGCACATTACGATGATTTTAAAATCGGAGATGAAAGTGAGAAATACATCTTAAAATCGGTCGGTCAATATTCTGGCACTGCGGGTGACTCTTTTACCCATCACAAGGAAGAAATATTTTCAACATACGATCAGGACAATGATTCaaaatgtgccaaaaagttcggTGGCGCATGGTGGTTTCACAGTTTCTTCTGTGTTTTTAGGTACTATGGATTGAAGCTATTTCTGGTAGTGGCATAATATTTACTAACCGTttgcttgtttcttttctttgattCTGTAGTCATTTGAACGGAGAATATATCAAAGGCAAAACCAATCGCATGGATGTAGGCATTAACTGGCTTTATTTTCGTGGACAATATTATTCCCTGAAGAGCACCAAAATGATGGTTCGACCTAAACACAGATTGATGTGAAACAATGCAGACAAATTTTTACATGAGTAATAAAGTTGGTCACTAACAAAATTACCATTGATATTAACTTATATGACTTTGACCAACAATATTTGGAACGGAATGGAGATGTTGTAATAGCTTTAAGAGGCTTTGAATTCCTGAGGATTTATTCCGTCTCTGTGAGAGAGaggagagagcaaaaaacattaaacaggAACGGGATTGTTGATGCAGGATGCTGCTTTCGGACTTTCTGGTGTTTCTAATTGCTAAACTAAATAGCAATACTGCTCTTTTCTGTGTCGTTCTTTGTGCTGTAAAATTGGTTGTATTTCACGTGGTTTtatctcttcttcttcttttttaataacaaactgtcaaacaaaacaaacccaactaACGTTTACTGAGGCGTCGGTGttagtaaatgttttgttgttcaactTGTTGGATGACGACTGATATATATGCGTAAACATCCCGGCTACCTTGAAATAACTTCGTTATTTTAACACTATTCGTTAGTGGGTAGTAGAGCTATTCTAACAACCGGACGAGTGATCGTCTTTCTGTCTGCCGTTAATAATGATACCACTCGAACAATGTTGTCCTTTCCGGGGTGCAGCGCAACAATCTTAGCTAGCGGCCACTGGCCTGGGGGAATGTTGTCTTCCTTCAGAATCACGATTCGTCCTATCTCGACCTGAACAGGTGGTTTGCAAACGTTAGTAGCTCTGGCTTGAAGTTGTTGTAGGTACTCAGGGTACCATCGTGCCCAGATAGCTTGCATCATCTTTTGCGTGCGTTCCCAGTGAGTTAGCCGATTGTCCGGAACCTTCTTGACGTCTATTTCAGGAACCATTTGAAAGTTCGATCCAGTGATGAAATGCCCAGGAGTTAAAACGTCGAGATCATCAGGCGAGTTCGGGATAGGTGTGAGTGGTCGCGAATTGAGGCACATTTCAATGCGTGCACACAAGGTCAAAAAATCGTCGTACAACATTGTTGACGATCCTAGCTCCTTCACAAGATGTTGCTTTGCTGATTTCACCGCGGCCTCCCAAAGGCCGCCGAAATGAGGGGCACGGGGTGGAATAAACTTCCACACTATCTCGTTCACAGCACACCAGTCGAATAACATCTCGCGTGATTTAGGATCAATCTTCAATTGATGGTACAACTGCTGGAGAAGATTTGCTGCTCCCTTGAATGCTGTGCCATTATCTGAGTTTAACTCCTTAATCCGTCCACGTCGTGAAATGAAACGTTGCAGTGCGGCGATGAATGCTTGAGTGGTTAAGTCACTGACTACCTCGATGTGTACCGCACGCGTGGCGAAGCACACGAAAATTGAGATGTATACCTTTCGTGGTGAATCTGCACCTCGAGAAATATAATCTGCAGGATTCTCAACTCCTGCCACATGTTTCCATTGCTTTATGTTCGTGGCGTCTAGAATTTGTGTAGTACGATTTGCCACGAACGTCTTCCATCGACACGGCGATGCATTTAACCAATGTAGAACTGTGGTGGAATCGCTCCAAAAAGTTATCTTGGTAGGGTTGAACCTTAATGCTGCTGTTACTTTGCCTAAAAGTTGAACGCTCAACAAGGCAGCACATAGTTCTAATTTGGCGATCGAATGATGAGATTTTACGGGGGCTAATTTGGACTTTGCCACTAGTAAATGGGTAGACACTTCTGACTCTGAAATGACGCGTATGTAGCAACAGGAACCGTACGCTCGTTCGGAAGCATCTCCAAAGATGTGAAATTCACAATCAGTTaacatttcctttccaaaaATATACCGTGGGATGTGTAGACTTTCTAGAAGGTATATGGTTTTTTGGAAGGATTTCCAATCATTTTGGAGCTTGATTGGCAGGTTCGCATCCCAATCGATCGGTTTCTTTGTCCTTGAGTCGATTGTTGTCCAAGCTTGCTGCATAAGTAGCTTTGCCTTACACACAACAGGTCCTATAAGTCCAAGAGGGTCGAATATTTTGGCCACCGATGATAACAGAGTCCGTTTTGTAATTGTTGATGGCACTTCGATGCTTTTGAGGTTGTAGCTAAACTGATCTCTCCCAGGAAACCAAACTAGTCCCAATGTGGTGATTGCAGTATCGGTTCCAAGATTGTGACAACGAGGGGTGGCTAAATCTTTATCGATGATATCGTCCAGGACGCGTTTCGAGTTTGACGACCACtttcttaaaacaaaaccatactgTCGCAATAATCTTGTCACGTTCTTCTGTAACGCAGCAGCAGATTTCTCATCACTAGCTCCAGAAAGAAAGTCATCGACGTAGAAATTATTCAGAATAGCTTCTGCTTCGATTgggtttgtttccatttcgttgAGGGCGATTTGCTTTAAAGCTCTGGTAGCTAGAAATGGGGCACAGGCTGTCCCGTACGTAACGGTCTTCAGTTGGTAGCTCCTTAATTCAGCTGCAGCATTTGGACGCCATACAATTCGCTGGAATGGTTGATCATCAACATGTACCACAATCTGACGATACATTTTTTCAATATCAGCGCTAATTGCTATTCGATGTGTCCGAAAATGTAGGATCAATGAAAAAAGATCTACTTGTACTGTTGGACCGACCTTCAGAGTATCATTTAGAGAGTAGCCCGATGTAGTTTTGCAAGAAGCATCGAAAACTACCCTTACTTTAGTCGTTGTGCTTGATTCTTTCTGTACTGGGTGATGCGGTAGAAAGCAATGAGGAATGCTATCATCTACTGGCTCGGGTAATAACTCCATCTGGCCCAAGTCTTCATATTCCTTCAAAAATAGTCGGTATTGTTCATACATCTCTGGAGCCCTTTGTAATCTGCGTTCAGTATTGAGGAATCTCCTCTCCGCTATAATCTTCGAATCACCTAGACTTACTTTTGATGTCTTTATCATTGGTAACCTTACTTCGAATTTACCTTCGTTGTTGCGAGAAGTCGTTTCAGAGAAGAATTTCTCACAAATGTCTTCTTCTAACTCGGTCGATGATGAGGATGGTAACGCATCTAGTTCTCAAAATCGTCGGATGGTTGATTCTAACATGTCCTGACTAATCACTGCGTTTGTTGACACGTGACGATTTTGGCTTGTTGCTGTAGTTGATCCAGCAACTGTCCATCCAAATCTAGTATTTACGAATATTGGCTTATCAGATCCAATACTGATCCTCTCGTTCGTGTGAATTGCCCAGAAAGCTTCTCCCCCGATCACTAGGTCAATCGGACCAGGCTTGTAGAAAAGTGGATCGGCTAAAGCTAGTCCTTCTACCCTCCACTCTCTGGTGTTCACTTCGATCGTGGGAAGCTGGGCTGTTGGAGAATCTAGGACCAGGAAATTGAGCCTTGTACTAAAACGTTGTGTTCTCGATGAAATGGTCACATCTATTGCTTCATGGATGTGGTTTTCTCTTTGCCCAATACCTAAAATAGAAACACTAGTAGGGCGTTTGTGATTAGTAAGCCGATTTGCGAGAGCCGTTGATATGAAATTGGACATCGATCCGGAGTCCAATAGCGCTCTTGCATCATACGTTCTTCCGTTATCATCCACAACTTGCACGAATGCTGTTTGTAATAAAACGGTAGTGTTTCCTGAGGCAGCAGTGGTTGCAGCTACTATATTATCTGACGTTGGATTCTGCACCACCGGGTCTACATGGAGCAATGTGTGATGGCGTTGGTGACACTTGTGGCACTTGAATTTAGAAATACATCTTTGGGCGATGTGTCCTACTCGAAAACAATTCCGGCATAGCTTATTCAACGTGATAACCTCCTCTCGTTGAGCCACTTGCATGCTCTTAAACGTTTCACACTGGTGTAAGTAATGTTGTTGTGCACAAGCATAACATCGTATAACAGATGGTGGCACCGTGCTAACAAATGCAACGCCCTTTTGCTGTTTCGTTCCGGCTACCTTGATTGAACTGGGTTTTTGCGTGTCTGGAGTCGAATGCACTGTAGATTTGAGTAATCTCAACCGTCTTTGAAGAAACTCCTGCAACTTGAGGTACACGTCTTCGTCATCCGTGCTAGAGTACTCCTCCCAAGCCAACAAGGTTTTACCATCTAGCTTATAGAAAAGTAGATTGCAGAGCGGTGTATCCCACTGTTCTACGGTCTCCTTTAGTGCAATCATTCCATCCGTCAGCCGAGTAAACTCTTCGAACACTCGTCGTAGCTCTTCTaccgtttcgtttttcatcGGCGGAATAGAAAACAGCGCCCGAAAATATTCACGCTTCAAATCTCTTTTGTGATCATACCGATCTAGCAACGCCTTCCACGTAATATTATAGTTATCGGTTGTAAGCTTCACATGCTGGAACCTTTTCGCCACTTCACCCTTTAGCACTGATAGGAGGTACTGCAGTTTGATCACATCCTTCATACCTTCCGCTTCATGGATCATGGACACAAAACGATCCTTAAAGCTGATCCACTCCGTCGAGTTACCATCAAATGTTGGTAAATCCAGCTTGGGTAGACGCACAGTTGCCGTCGGTATAGACTTCTCCAGATCAACCTCATCCGGAATAAGCAATGCACGTGGTAGATTTGAGGTTAGGAATCCCTTGGCCACACAATACTTGTTGTAAAACTCGTTACGTTGGTCGAACAATGTAGTCAACTGATTTTCGTCATCCTCAAGGGTTTCTAACTTCCCTTGCGCGGCTTCAAACGCCTTCCAAACTGCTTCCAAGTTGGATAACCTCTCTTTCACCTGGTTGCCCTTATCTTCGGTAAACCCTGCGATGAACTCTTCGGTTGTTCGCATCTGTGCCCGGGAGCGAAGAGTCACAATCCTCGCTTGGGTCTTTTTGGTGTCAGTGGCCATCTCAGTAGTGGAAATTTCCTACAACACAAAGTGTATTAAACGGATGTATGTGATCACTACACTTACGCAACGCGTGAATGAGGTTCGATGTTCGAAACTTCGACACACAAAATTGCAGTTGGTATGTCCAGAAATCCGGCTCGAAGGACCAAATGTTGATGCAGGATGCTGCTTTCGGACTTTCTGGTGTTTCTAATTGCTAAACTAAATAGCAATACTGCTCTTTTCTGTGTCGTTCTTTGTGCTGTAGAATTGGTTGTATTTCACGTGGTTTtatctcttcttcttcttttttaataacaaactgtcaaacaaaacaaacccaactaACGTTTACTGAGGCGTCGGTGttagtaaatgttttgttgttcaactTGTTGGATGACGACTGATATATATGCGTAAACAGGGATCTTATTTGCACCACCGACCGGCATGGTTTTCGATTGGATCGAATCTCCGACGAATGAGAAAAATTGAATTGGTTTTCTTCAGATATCTCGATATATTCTGGAGGTGGCCAAATGAAGATAATGACTTAGCCTCCAATTCGAATCATTAGTTAGAAGGACTACAAAGTTCGATGAGATTTGGATAAAGATTTCATTCCCCTGGGATGTAGTGGGTCAGGAGCAATAATAAAGCACGACGTAATTCCAGTGagacttcttctttatcggcacaacaaaatCAGGCCTGTCGAGACATGAAGAAAAGGTGAGTGTATGTACAGACGCAACTGCAGGTAGATCTCGTACAGAAGCTCATTAGCTCTGAAGAGAGCAGTTAAGCGTAAGGTGGCAGCGTCCGGTTAACGCATTGAGgtataatgaaattaatttgccaAAAGCTTAGTTAGGGGTGACACTTATAGCCAGAAAGTTTGAAAAGGAACTGTCAACTAGTGAAGTTTCTACAGTGTTGTAACCGTGGTACAATTTGATGTGCGACACCCTTGAAACTGACCAATGAATAATCAAGCAAGTGAAGGATGTTtcgttatcatcatcaacattgcTAACAGCACACTTGCAAAGTGggttaattttaattcattatcATGCGTAGAGATGATCTTAAACACCGCAATGTGATGTAAAAGTAAGCGCCGCGATAACGAGAGAACATTTAAGTTTCATCATTTCCGAACCACAGTTTAGTGTGGTGCTGTGCGTTGTACGATTGCGAACGTAGGCTCTGTCTTGTGCTTAAAATGGCTGTACATTGGTGCATTGTGTTGCTTTCCGTGATTATTAGCGTGGCGGTTACAGAGCATCCTCCCAACAATCCTCCTTTCGTTTTGGATGAGGTTAATGCTGCAGCCGAAACTCGGATACTAGAGCGAGTGGCTCATTTGTTACAACGTTTGagtgacaaaataaaaatgttggaTGATCGAGTTGATCCTTGCgcaaaatgtaacaaacaaGTCTAGGGAAAAAAATCGGAACAATTACAAAGCTTTTCAACGTCAACTACGCAACGGATGATCAATCTAGAGCAGAAGCTAGAACGAATTTCAGAAGACACTGTATTACACTTTATGCAACCGGATCCATCCAAGAATTTATCGTTTTTAAGTAGCTCGTGACTGGACGAATAATCATGGATTCGGAGGCGACTGGACGGTTTTCCAGCGACAGTTCAACGGTTCGGTCGATTTCTCGTTCGTTTATCGCTTAAAACAGCGTTCTGTTTGCATACTGGGCTAGAATAGGGGAAGTCTAAAAATTGGCAAACACTATCGCGTCATTCCGGCCACAAATtctaaaagaaaagtaaattttcctttttgtctCTTCATGAACCTTACAAGGACCTGCTATGGGAACAAGAAAATATGTGCAGGAACCTTCAAAGGCTTCTTGGTGGAGGACGTCAAGCAGACGTATCGGTTGTAGGATAATTTTAAGGATATTTTGTATCATCAGCTTCAACCACTCGCGCTAGTGGTGTTATTCAGATATAAAAATTACTAATCCAGCATTACAAATACTTCGGGTTTTTGGCTTACTGCAGGAGTCCACTAACCGCTCACGGTAGAGCGCCGTCGTCATCCTCAATCTGATATTACGACCCTTTCTTCGGACGCATCAACGGAATCACTTGGCCTTGCCTACCACCACAGCAAGCTCATATTGTGTTTTGGTGCACTTTTCTTCAAGCAAAGTCGTCTATCCAGCGCCATGGAATGTTGATGTCTTTCGGCTATCGTTTTTGATGGATTGAAACAAAGCGAGGAGC
This region of Anopheles marshallii chromosome 2, idAnoMarsDA_429_01, whole genome shotgun sequence genomic DNA includes:
- the LOC128718485 gene encoding microfibril-associated glycoprotein 4-like; this encodes MAVNWCIVLLSVIIGVAVTEHPPNNPSVPLDELKATAESLVLQRVELLLQSLSDKIKVLDDRVGEMKRDVSSLFIAQNETNESLRKVSEQLQSFQTSTKQEMINLNHKFGQFPEYTGVYFLRPDPSKDITFAVSRDWTNNHGYGDNWIIFQRRFNGSVSFSRNWTEYKQGFGDLRGEHWLGLEKLHMIVKTQRHELLIVLEDYEGVIAYAHYDDFKIGDESEKYILKSVGQYSGTAGDSFTHHKEEIFSTYDQDNDSKCAKKFGGAWWFHSFFCVFSHLNGEYIKGKTNRMDVGINWLYFRGQYYSLKSTKMMVRPKHRLM
- the LOC128718486 gene encoding uncharacterized protein LOC128718486, which encodes MRTTEEFIAGFTEDKGNQVKERLSNLEAVWKAFEAAQGKLETLEDDENQLTTLFDQRNEFYNKYCVAKGFLTSNLPRALLIPDEVDLEKSIPTATVRLPKLDLPTFDGNSTEWISFKDRFVSMIHEAEGMKDVIKLQYLLSVLKGEVAKRFQHVKLTTDNYNITWKALLDRYDHKRDLKREYFRALFSIPPMKNETVEELRRVFEEFTRLTDGMIALKETVEQWDTPLCNLLFYKLDGKTLLAWEEYSSTDDEDVYLKLQEFLQRRLRLLKSTVHSTPDTQKPSSIKVAGTKQQKGVAFVSTVPPSVIRCYACAQQHYLHQCETFKSMQVAQREEVITLNKLCRNCFRVGHIAQRYLDGQLLDQLQQQAKIVTCQQTQ